In Garra rufa chromosome 14, GarRuf1.0, whole genome shotgun sequence, the genomic stretch CCCCGCCCGTTGTTTTCACCGTTGCCCTGGCCATTGTTAGTGCAGCTGCCTGGGTTGTTGTTTGCACCATTTCCCTGGTCGTTGTTTGCGCAGTCGCCCGGGCTGTTGTTTGTGCCGTTGCCTTGGCCACTGTTTCCCTGGCTGCTGTTTAGGCCATTGTTTGGgccgctgtttgtgccattgcCTGGGCCGTTGTTTGGGCCACTGTTTGGGATGCTGTTTGTGCTGTTGTTTGTGCTGTTGCCCTGGCCGCTGTTCGGACCGTTGTTTGTGCCATTGCCTGGGCCACTGTTTGTGCTGTTGCCCTGGCTGCTGTTTGTGCCATTGTTTGGgccgctgtttgtgccattgcCCGGGCCGCTGTTTGTGCCACTGTTTGGGCCGTTGTTTGGGCCACTGTTTGGGCCGTTGTTTGGGCTACTGTTTGTGCTGTTGGTTGGGCAACTGTTTGTGCTGTTTCCCTGGCTGCTGTTTGGGCCGCTGTTTGTGCTGTTGTTTGTGCTGTTGCCCTGGCCGCTGTTTGGGCCGTTGTTTGGGCCATTGCCCGGGCCATTGTTGGGGCCACTGTTTGTGCCGTTGTTTGGGCCGCTGTTTGTGCTGTTGTTTATGTCGTTGCCCTGGCCGCTGTTTGTGCTGTTGCCCTGGTTGCTGTTTGGACCGCTGTTTGTGCCGTTGTTTGGGCCGCTGGTTGTGCCGTTGTTTGTGCCGCTGTTTGTGCCACTGTTTGTGCCATTGCCCGGGCCATTGGCATTAGTAAGACCATAGCTTGCAATAATTATAGCCACTAGCACTAGTAGCATCTGAGTTTTGGAAACCATTTTCTGGTCTCTGTCTGTTAAGATGAGaacaaacaagaaaaataattaaaatgtacctTTTGGATATTTTTAATATCATATTCTAtgtagtaattttttttactcaACTCATGATGCATTATACTATTTAAACTTCCGAAGACGGACAGTTCTCCCACCCCCAACTATATCGCGATTAGTTTAACATCAATCGACATATATTTTTATCGATTTTCAACCGGCTTGGTGGGGCATCATTACTCGTTAAATAAGGCATTTTATAAATAAGACACTAGGGCTgggcaaaaaaaaagtttttttgatatattgttttttaaaatgtagttgaTTCAAAATTGATTCTCAATGGCCACATatcgattttttttatatttatttacacaagCATTAAACATAAGATTTACGTTAATCTTATTACTAGTCTAATCCACTAGGTGTCATCCCCTTATTTACCTTGCGCTATGTTACAACGGAGAGTCCGTTATTCATTCATTGCTTAAAATGGCATAAAATGTCAGAAGTATGGAAGCATTTCACATTTCGCAAGTAAGATAAAGATACAGTGGACTAGAACACAGCTATATGCCTGATTTGTAACTCTTGAGGTGAAATGCTGTAGTAATACTACAAATCTACAGAGCCATTTGACAAGACATCACCCAGACATGCAGATTCTAGTACCCCAGCAGCCTAACAAACAACCGAAGATTTAAGATGCATTCAAAAGTAAAAATCCTCACAATTTACTTTGTGCACAAAACATCACAGAATCGATAGCATTATTTATTTGCAAAGATTTAAGACCATACAGCGAAGAGATAAAAAGTGTTTATATACAGGTTTGTGGCTCTTAATTTCCTTTTATTAATTAACCACTTGTAATCTTATGTTCACTGTTATTTTTTAGAAATGTAGGATTTGTATTAAATCTATATTCATTCATATTGTCTAATCAAGAATTGAAATCGAGAATCGAAATCGAATTGAATTGGAACATCTGAATTGATACCCAGCCTTATAAGACACATCACCTTAAAAATAAAACCacttataatttatataaaatagtcATATTTACCATTTGCCACAGATGATCTAGAAGTCTCAGTCTCAGTTCTCTAGAAGGATGTTGGTATAAATGCCAGCATAAAATGATGCCTTTTATTTGAGAATTACACCTTAAACCAACACCCTTGCAAGAGGTGGAGTTGTGTTATTATTGCAGTATAGAACTGAAtgcatttataatttattaattacataattaatacaatttataaacGTTTGCTTACTTTTatctttccaaacctgtttgaccaACTCATATTTTGACTAAATATGGACTTTGTGGGGCGGGCCGTTGTTTGTGCCGTTGGTCGGGCCTTTGTTAATGAACGTATTTTAACTGTATGAACTTCAATGCCAAAAAAAGGATTGTTTTTTTCTTCCAAAATATCATTGTGTTCCACACTTGTAACAACAGTTTCGGAACAACaggagggtaagtaaatcatgacagaagttccatttttgagtgaactatccctttaagtggtgTAATAATACATACACTCACATGTTTAACTTTCCTAGTAGGGTATTAGGAACCAtaaattgtcagaaaaaaaatcatatttcagcAGTAACAATATAACTATacctaaaaatgttttattagcaAAAATTTCatttgttatttaaataattaacaaatatagtaaataatatattaaaggtcccatattgtcaaaatcgaaatttcctggctttttccatgataactgaggtctaggggctatgtaactaccatatgagtttcaaaacagtcaatccacagtaaactgcacacatcctgcttaaagtagctgtttcttttcacAATCCGCTGTGACTTCTGTACAGATGTGACGtctgatctactcagtcaccgccttcagtcaccaccccgaaagCCAGCCACCGTCCCACCcaccttttgtcaaacccagacaatatcgtgtccataacattgctaagcaacaacaacacgaaaacaagtcgagaaaaccctgttcagaacaacgtgaatataagagaccagaggcacatCAACTTCAgactctttcacacagcgattccggtaaatacgaggataatgtttcccatgatttgttccggagttgtttaatttggttcattcacagttgttttccggaatctgtgcgtgctttacacacaacccataaagacatgtgacgtttggatgtgagatgtaatgcgacgcgtacgtttcactaaactgaaactaacctgaacaaactgtgcttcagcgctgattgtgaggagctccctgattgccgcttcattccactttgcacgtattttttcgtcgtgaagagtcacaTGATAACATGCATCATctctacaacactgcctttatggttctggcttttgttcacacagcgctcgttcccgtaattttccagaatcagcgtgcattgtgaaaggggctttactaaagcaacagttatgtagcttactgcattcggtgtttgaaaaagaaaaaacattaatgatcgttctgaaatatcctgttgagtatcaggaggctaggctctctctatggctctgggctcggctaaagcatacatgaccgtagtcacctttggttggcctggctgtgcgtcactcagaaaacaacaggccaatcagaagataggctcatgaatattaattagatgggccaaaatcgacctgttattgacagagctcctaaaaaaggatctgtaaaaatatattgagatggattttggcacttataccgcaaatatatattcttaaggacatcaacaactaaaataaacctccagaaatgtgtacaatatgggacctttaaataacAGATTCAAATTGTCTTTCATATCAAGTTGGTTCATATAAAATTAACCTCTAGATTTTCATGAAAAATCAGtgtgctttttaaaatgtaatgactTAAGGTAGAAAGGTTTTACATCAGCTGTAAGAGGTATCAGGTAGTAATAGGTTTATCACTAATCTGAAAGTGTAAATCATTGaaagtttgcaaatcatttgaatttTTATATTCATTAAATCTTTAAAGGTCAACACTAGGAGTCTGCGATACATAATTATTGTTTTAACAATGTGCGATTTGACTGCACGATTCAATCAGTTAACATGCATGTAGATTGATCACATAATTTAAGATATGGGAGCAGaaaatataggctatatatttatATCTTTTCAAATAGTTAATCggtattaaacaaaaaaatcattgtgattacaaatgtgatattgattttatacaacagtatgCATACAAAAAGAGTTGATATATAGAGACTTACGTTTTAGACGCCATATTTCCTATTTTAGCTCAAAAATAATTCTAAACACAGCCACAGCACTCATGCAGCAACATGGCTGTGTTTTGTTCCTGAACGAATCAACCGTTTAAATTATTCagttcaatcgcaatgactcacttaacagttacttgctgccacctactggcgcttttaatttcacatttcacatcttttcatttttaaataacttaaaatgTCAATATTCAACGTTTTAAGAGAAGattaattttgttgatactgatttaatttgcttGGTAAAAGCCCAAATGTCTTATTATTGTAATTGACTGgataaatgtaagaatttgacttaAAATGATGATGCACACTTTAAGAAACAATGGCTTAATAAAGGTAAAAATggctataaaatgtaaaaaaaaaaagtattttaacttATTGGAAAAGATGAATTTCTGTCACTGCTGTGAATTTATCACACAGTATATAAAGGATATCAAAAACATTCTGGAGTCAGTTGTCAACAGTAGTCAAGTCAccattatttatatagtgcttttgacagattgtgtcaaagtagcttcacagtattaaacaggacagtagtgtgtcaataatgcagtattgtaagcaatcaattttcagttaaaggcagttcatcattgaTTTCAGTTatgtcatcatccagctcagttctGTTCAAACAGTATACAATATCGCCAATTAAGCCTGCCAGAGGCCACAGCGGCAAGGAACAAAAACTCCAcgggtgacagaaatggagaaaaaaaaccttgggagaaaccagttctcctctggccaaaTCAAACCAGCAGTTAATTCCAATGTCAGATTGCAGAGGACTCATCAGGTTCCCATGGTCTtgcaccgatggccgtctaggtgacgaggtcttcactgatgatccatCCCTggagctcatctagttgacattcaGGACTTTAGAGTTCGTCTCTAGGTGCTTGATCCACCATCTgcgctgggtacggactggatccggatcaggtggctacggtgacctcagaataagaacaaaacagactaatgTTAGCGTAGATGCCCTTCTTCTTACAATGCAATGAGTGCagcaggtgttatgggaagtgtttccAGTTCTGGTAAATGCAGCCTAACAATTCTTTAAtggatttggattatagaaatgtgttaatgttttatgtgtaaaccAGGTTAAATAGAtctttaatttagatttaaactgagtgtgtcagcgttaggtagattgttccagaatGTAGGTACTAAATAAGAAAATTGTCCGCCGCCCAGAGGTggttttgatattctaggtaatatcaaattgccagagttttgagaatgcAGTGGATGTGTAATGTGATaagaggagctaaaccattgagggttttataagtaattagcaagattttaaaatctatgtttaatagccagccagtgcagtgttgacagaaccgggctaatatggtcatactttctggttctagtaagaactctagcacGCTTTGTTttttaagcgtgcagaacaaccagccaataaagcattacaataatctgtCCTTGGGGTCATGAACGCAATTTGACATTGAGAGCATAGGTTATCATTTCGATATAGTCCTTAAGATACCACCACAATAACACACTGAGAAAAATATCGTCTAATTATCGTCAAtgataaaatcccagaaaatattgtttttgtcagtatcgcacacccctagtcaACACACAATGTCATGTTGTTCTTTGATTGTtcgttaaagagcaggtcatatgtttttactctgattggtcagttggccaagcctgttgtgattggtacAGAGAAATTTAGCCCATGGAATGCAAATTTATCAGGGAACCCTgacaaaaaaaatgtgtattttacaccccagaatgtgttttttttttttttatgtatgtgaGACCCCCCCCCTCAAAATGTGCTAGGGCTACTTTTATCTATCAatttgggcgggttttgttgtgaaaacctggcagcCCTGAGCATTCACCTTTACAtgaaacaataatatagtgctccaatctgttcttaaaataatgacataaaaacattgTGAATTGTGctcacagctaaagtttagctgctaaactgtaaacacttaacaaaacaataatggtggaaaTGTTAGCCTGGTGCTAacatgactaactgatgaaactcAGACTCAGCTGGGTGATCCCCTCTTATTTGGACAGGCACATATTTAAATAAACTGCTGAGAAAACATTTAAACTTGTGTCACCGTTCAGCACCGGTTTGTGCATGTTCACCCTCAGGGTTTGATGTCCTTTGGACAAGTAaatcagacattcacttgtcAGAGTAAAAAACGTACATATCCGGAGcttaaaaaatgccttttttttcttTGGTGTAAATgtaatccattctgaagcaatagtctcatcactactctataaggtcttactttaatcaggATATtagtgatatttgccttaaattgatttctaaaTCGCTTTAACTTTATTTTACTAACCTTACTAAATGTACATGTCATCATTTATGTCAAATTTCTAAATGTTATCAATAGATTTAgttagaataattagactctgtacCATTCAAATTAAATCAGTGTCAACAAGCTCCATCTTTCCAGTGCACAGGAAAAACCGAACATGCATCAAAAGtgccatttaaatgtatttacttagactgtttaatgaagataagaggttccaaaaaatgcatttatatggtaaaattgcaaatgcataaataatgttaaataacataaataatgttataagattaatgtttaactttttttaacaaatcaaaaatgttggaaaaatgcaatacttttacAACCAGTTCGTTCATTGAAAAATGCTGAATTATTCAGaactgaaacactgctgtgttttggctttttttctggattgtttCCAGACTCAAGACTCAGGTCTAGTTTGAGAGATTGTTATGCAGAATCATCAAGCACCAAAGATGACAACTGTACATAAAAGGCTCAAAATggtgttttcaaagctgaatgtgTGGATTTGATGGCTTGTGCTACAAGCTCTGCCTGGAAGAACCTTCTTGGTGCTACGTGTTCGGATTGTTGTGCTTGACTGTGTGGACAGACATGAGGAGTTGATGTAAGAGTGTCGGCACCGAGCGGTGGCTCTGTGAATGCAGCTGAGTGCCAGGTTCTCCTGGTGGCCAGGTGAGCTTCTCCACATTGTTAGGGCTGTTGGTCACATTGTTGTTAAGACTGTTGGTCACATTGTTGTTAGGACTGGTGGTCACGCTGGTGGTCACACTTTTGTTAGTGCTGGTGGACATACTGTTTTTAGTACTAGTGGTTGTACTGGTGGGTGTGTTGGTGGTTGTGCCGTTGATTGTTGTGTTTGTTGTAGTGAGGTTGGCAGCAACATTAAGACCATAGCTTGCAGTCATTACAGCCACTAGCAGTAACATCTGAGTTTTAGAAACCATATTTGGGTCTCTCACTGTTTAGAGGAGAACAAACAACAAAGTAaaattttaacatgtttttaaaatcatgttctgtataattttttaataaataagagtgttcttctgttcttaactaaaaaaaaaacaataaaaaaaagactAGGGATGTAATGATTCACTCAACTTGTGATGCCATATGGTTCACGATACAGAttcagatttttaataaaatgagattaagactcattttaaatgaaaaagtgtttctttattattatttctcaGACAAAATGCTGCATATTTCTTTGTGAAAGTGAATCAAATCccaaatcaaatcaataaatacaaataaaacaaatctttTCATAAACCAtactaaaggtcattgtacactgagtctgaaattttcctatgaattttttttttcatattcgccatcctttcctattaaaatgcttgctatggatgcGAAAACTCAGAACCTGatccaaaaaaaaataattatgatgaACGAAGGTTTTGGAGGCAGtttgtaaacgtgattgacacgaCATAAAGTTGTATTTAGTTTTTGATGTGCAAAAAATTCGGATTGCCTgtgctctttcttttttttttttcccttaattATAGGAAAccactaccctggaaatccagaggtctcgcaagagcacaatttgaattgtctctgcaagacactggcatcgagcaatgatgcaggttactgcattacgtaagcagttgtgggaaccaatcaaatctgtgtatctgatgtaggcgggacagaggcgagctaaactgatgacgacagcactgcgacgtccgaatcatgtagtaaactttgaaagatcgctgttgctacagatgaacaccagttgtttgatgCTACAATGAacaagttagacttggcttttcatataaaagaggaacagaaaaccgaaaactcgaatcgttcctttgcaagaaggacgtttatgctgttttgccgactggatacagcaagagtttaatctatcagttcacgcttacatataattagctggagaatagtagtgcatatttggcgtgctgtccggtgaagggctccgagctcgggagtggcccgaacccagaatatcccccaataggagtagtgagaactcggagtgatgagatggggtggtggagggttacagataaaccatcgagtgaattgaggtgagtcaactgtatttaaacctatggcgctgattgacttgagtgggctcctcttgtgatgtttacgtTAAGTATCTTACatgcttctcccgaactttgttaatgaaacatcatttagctctgctggtagctaagcgtgtattgttgtgattggtcatggtgttatccaattgtgtgcagtgagagtttcaaatgcatgcttggtgccgcccctcgagttaggcagttttcattgctcgatcccagacccttaatcttaatagattagggtctggatttttccaggctaggcaaccactgcattttaatcacaatcCAAGGAAAGATTagattgtttaatttttaaatctaAAGCAAAAGCAGAATGATCTGACTTTAGATCTCAGCTTTGTAAAACTAAACTTTACTTTGTGAACTTATGCTACATAAAACATCTGAACCAACACCTTGCAAGAGGCGGAGTGGAGTTATTATTGTAGTATAAAACTGCTCTCTTTCATATCAGAATTATTCTCCAAATTTTCAGGGAGCCTTTGAAGGTCTAATGACTTATGGTAGAAAGGTTTTACATCAGCTGTAAGAGGTATCGGGTAGTCATAGGTTGATTGGTAATCTGAAAGTTTTGATTGaaagtttgcaaatcatttgatcatATTTGTGACATTTTTAAATGTCAACCCAGTGTTTTGTTGTTCTTTGCTTGTTTATTAATTCTGTTAAAATACAAAACTGAGGGCTGAGTTTTTATGTCTATCTTATTATTGTTACGTTTACTTAATAATATTGTGAAGATATTAGTTCATCAAGGCTGCTAAGCAGTCAGCGATCTTAATATAACAGATACTTGTAATCGCACACAGTTCAAAAGCAAATAGTATAAGCTCATAGTGAGCAAGCCAAAGAAGACAGTGACAAGTAAAAGCCAATAAGATGTAGAGGTAGATGATGAAGGACGAAGACTCAGCTGGGTGATCCCCTCTTATTTGGATTGTTGTGCTTGACTGTGTGGACAGACTATGTGGCGTTGATGTGAGAAGTTCTCCACCCATAATCAGAGCGACGGCTCTGTGAATGCAGCTGAGTGCCAGGTTCTCTACATGTGGGCCTGGTGTAACAGGGACAGCCCATGATCTTTGCAGGGGTCTGTTACATCCAAGTCAGGAGATGTTTTATAATCTCACATCAAAAGGACACTAAAACGTAACACTTTTGTAGTGGttctaaatatttgaaaaaattcTGAGACAAAACTTTTCTAAGTGCACATCATGGGCTTCAGTAATGTGATCATGTATGGGTTCTTTCAactaattaagtttttttttttttttttcagagacaaAATGTTTCAAGCTCCTATGCTTtcataaatatatgaataaaaaaaagacacttgtacaattatgccagaggtatttttttttaattgacaaaagTTGTAATTTAAACTACAGCTTTTATAACAGGTCCATGTAGGACAAAGAAATGTTTAACAATTTGCTATTTTAAATGACAACAAtattagttacatttatttttattttgtgggaCAGTGAAAATGCCATGTCACGTCAACAACCCATATACAATTATACATAAATGTGTCTAGATTTGTGTAGTGTTAGAgcaaaaaccaaaaccaaaaccaaatAAATAATCCGTGTTTTAGCTAATTGACAAACATAGTTCATCAACTGGAGTTGATAATCATGTCTGGCGGAAGAGATTAAAAACCCCAGAGGAGATGATGGTGTAGACCAAAAGTCCAGAGAGTCCCGCGATCCCCATAGGTGAAAGAGATGgtgccgaagaagtgctgggatTTTTGGTTGTCTTTGTTGTGGTGATTAGTTTGGTTGTCTTTGTTGTGGTGCTGGTGGTCAAACCGTTGTTTGTGCCATTGTTTGAACCGCTGTTTGTGGCGTTGGTCGTGCCGTTGGTCGAgccgctgtttgtgccattgGTTGTGCTGTTGGTTGTTCCATTGGTTGAGCCACTGTTTGTGCCATTGGTCGTGTCGTTGTTTGTACCGTTGGTTGGGCCGTTGGTTGTGCCGTTGGTTGTGCCATTGGTCGTGTCGTTGTTTGTACCGTTGTTTGTGCCGTTGGTTGGGCCGTTGGTTGTGCCATTGGTCGTGTCGTTGTTTGTACCGTTGGTTGTGCCATTGGTCGTGCCATTGGTTGTGTCGTTGTTTGTACCGTTGGTTGGGCCGTTGGTCGGGCCGTTGGTCGTGTCGTTGTTTGTACCGTTGGTTGTGCCATTGGTTGTGCCATTGGTCGTGTAGTTGTTTGTACCGTTGGTTGGGCCGTTGGTTGGGCCATTGGTTGTGCCGTTGGTCGTGTCGTTGTTTGTACCATTGGTTGTGCCATTGGTCGTGTATTTGTTTGTACCGTTGGTTGGGCCGTTGGTTGTGCCGTTGGTCGTGTCGTTGTTTGTACCGTTGGTTGGGCCATTGGTTGTGCCATTGGTCGTGTAGTTGTTTGTACCGTTGGTTGGGCCGTTGGTTGTGCCGTTAGTTGTGCCATTGGTCGTGTCGTTGTTTGTACCGTTGGTTGGGCCGTTGGTTGTGCCGTTGGTTGAGCCGTTGGTCGAACCGCTGTTTGGGCTGTTGGTTGTTGTAAGGGCAGCAACATTAAGACCATAGCTTCCAATCGTTACAGCCACTAGCAGTAGTAGTATCTGAGTTTTGGAAACCATATTTAGGTCACTGTTTAGATGAGGagaaatagcaaaataaaattaatgtttcTGTTtgattttcaaatgtttttaaaatcataTTCTATAGAATTGTTTATAAATAAGACTAGGAATGTAATGATTTACTCAACTTGCTTTGCTATAAGATTCACAATGCTGATTTCAAAATACAATTTTCTCATTTTTGTAGTGAAATGAAATTAAGATGGGTTTTAAATGAAAGGTGTTTATTTCTGATACAAAACCCTGCACATTCCTTTGTGaaattaaaatgtcaaataaCAAAACTAGATTcaaattttaaaacaaatctcaaattaaattaataaatacaaataaaataaatattttcataaactaaactaaaggtcattgcacactaagTCCAaaatttttgtatgcattttttcattttctttttgcaTTGTCATAATTTCCTATTAAAATGCTTGCTAAGAatgtgaaaacgcagaaaatcgaacctgatccaaaTTCTTTTATAATGAATGAAAGTTTctgaggcagtgtgtaaacgtgattgacagaacatgaggttgtatttatttttttacgtgTGAAAAATTCGGATTCAGTGTGCaatgacttaatttttttaattagagaCAACTACTGCATTTTAATCATAATCCAAggaaaatcatattgtgtttgatgcacaacttactcgactaaatcaaatgaaaaacaaaaacaaaaaaaaacatcctaactgtatattatcataatttctcaacaattcaaaatgttaaagtccactgaaaaaaatagcctatataaaatgtctataattttttaaaataataataaacagggaaaagaggaaatattaaaatatgatttcgtctctgattttattggcttctaaatatattattatttttggtattactggtggttttagcactcagcatacctggtaaaaaaaaagaagaaaaaaagtcaccgttcgccactgctgtgcattagtttgttaaagctgcctgtctatgatctctcagtaataataaaacagcagtaatgctgaggaaaaaaagaaaaactattgtctttAAACTTTCAGATAcataaagaacacttattttaaataagtaattgttttaaaaagtaccttgcttatatagtttaaaaaataaagtaaaattggcacaaaataaatttg encodes the following:
- the omgb gene encoding uncharacterized protein omgb; translated protein: MVSKTQILLLLVAVTIGSYGLNVAALTTTNSPNSGSTNGSTNGTTNGPTNGTNNDTTNGTTNGTTNGPTNGTNNYTTNGTTNGPTNGTNNDTTNGTTNGPTNGTNKYTTNGTTNGTNNDTTNGTTNGPTNGPTNGTNNYTTNGTTNGTTNGTNNDTTNGPTNGPTNGTNNDTTNGTTNGTTNGTNNDTTNGTTNGPTNGTNNGTNNDTTNGTTNGTTNGPTNGTNNDTTNGTNSGSTNGTTNSTTNGTNSGSTNGTTNATNSGSNNGTNNGLTTSTTTKTTKLITTTKTTKNPSTSSAPSLSPMGIAGLSGLLVYTIISSGVFNLFRQT